A region of Litoribacterium kuwaitense DNA encodes the following proteins:
- a CDS encoding hemolysin family protein, translated as MTIALATLVVLILVNGFFAASEIALVSLNDNKVKRMAHSGDRKAQKLYDLISKPSRFLSTIQIGITLAGFLASAFAADFFAGPMAQALYHLGVPLSQSFLETFSLIVITIILSYFTLVFGELVPKQLALHKAEAISNVAVMPLTFLFKLCLPIVKFLSFSTNTVLKLLGVDPNAQPEEATEEEIRLLVDDGGDKGTIQKAEKLMIHNIFEFNDKDVSDVITHRTDMSALPVDATLQETIRLVNSKRFTRFPVYEEDLDNIVGILHAKDLIHFLEHPNGEAFQLRDLIRKPNFVLETQRLDLLFREMQKKNIHIAIVIDEYGGTEGLVTIEDVIEEIVGDIFSEHAEQHGMEEHIEQVTQNQFTIPGTSNLFDVEEALGIHMPVEHFDTLSGFLIDQLGYFPGNDEQPVVEYRGVHFEVKNIAEKRIEHVIATINSEREAVDEQ; from the coding sequence TTGACGATTGCTTTGGCAACATTGGTCGTCCTTATTTTAGTCAATGGTTTTTTTGCGGCTTCCGAAATCGCACTCGTTTCTTTGAATGACAATAAAGTCAAGCGAATGGCCCATAGTGGGGATCGTAAAGCGCAAAAACTCTATGATCTCATTTCTAAGCCTAGTCGTTTCCTGTCGACCATTCAAATAGGCATTACACTGGCTGGCTTTTTAGCAAGTGCGTTTGCAGCGGATTTCTTTGCTGGACCAATGGCGCAAGCGTTATATCATCTCGGTGTGCCTTTATCGCAATCATTTCTTGAAACGTTTTCCCTTATTGTGATTACAATCATCCTCTCGTATTTTACATTAGTATTTGGTGAGCTGGTGCCTAAGCAGCTGGCTTTACATAAAGCAGAAGCGATTTCAAATGTGGCTGTCATGCCATTAACATTTCTCTTTAAGTTGTGTCTGCCTATCGTGAAGTTTCTTTCCTTTTCAACGAACACGGTGTTGAAATTGCTAGGGGTCGACCCCAATGCTCAGCCAGAAGAAGCCACAGAAGAGGAAATCCGCTTGCTTGTTGATGATGGCGGTGACAAAGGAACGATTCAAAAAGCTGAGAAACTCATGATTCATAATATCTTTGAGTTTAATGATAAGGACGTATCTGATGTCATAACACACCGGACCGACATGTCCGCGTTGCCTGTAGATGCAACGCTTCAGGAAACCATCCGTTTAGTAAATTCTAAAAGATTCACACGTTTTCCTGTCTATGAAGAAGACTTGGACAATATTGTTGGAATTCTGCATGCAAAGGATTTAATTCATTTCTTGGAACACCCTAACGGCGAAGCATTTCAGCTTAGAGATCTTATCAGAAAGCCGAATTTTGTTCTAGAAACACAAAGATTAGATTTGTTATTTAGAGAAATGCAGAAAAAGAATATTCATATTGCGATCGTTATTGACGAATATGGCGGAACTGAAGGTCTGGTAACGATTGAAGATGTCATTGAAGAAATTGTCGGGGATATCTTTAGTGAACATGCCGAACAACATGGGATGGAGGAGCATATTGAACAAGTCACACAAAACCAGTTCACTATTCCTGGCACGAGCAATCTATTCGATGTAGAAGAAGCGCTCGGCATACACATGCCTGTCGAGCACTTTGATACGTTAAGCGGTTTTTTAATAGATCAGCTCGGCTATTTCCCAGGGAATGATGAGCAGCCTGTTGTAGAGTATAGAGGTGTTCATTTCGAAGTCAAAAACATTGCCGAAAAGAGGATTGAGCACGTGATAGCGACAATAAATAGTGAGCGTGAAGCGGTTGATGAACAATAA